From the Planktothricoides raciborskii GIHE-MW2 genome, the window ATCGTCACTCAACTTATGACCCACCAGCATCATAGAATTCACACCTGCTTTTAAGAGAGACTGGTGCATCCAATAAGCCCCACGAGAAGCCCCTCCTTCAATATCCCAAGTATTCAAATGTAATATTTTCATTATCATTATGAACTATAGACAAAAAACCTGTACCAAGCTGCCCTCGTTCGGGAATCCATCTTTTTAAGCATCTCAGCAGACAAATCGATCTTGGCATCGCATCAGGCGTGAGTTTTAGATCAATTTTATATCATAGACATTCGGCAATCTATGATTACTCGGTAAAAATTATGCAGATAGCTTTTTCAAATTCTCGATCAAGATTCTGGATTGCTTAGGCAGAAAAATCGTGATTAATATTTTTATTAGCAGCACCGACACAAATCGTGATTTCGTCAGGATCGATGGATTGTGAAGAATCGCTTTCACAAAACATTTAAATGCAATCAATCCTTCTTGTGTAGTGGGATAATTTTCTAAAGCCTTGGCCATCAAATATTTGTATCGATTTGCTAAACAAATCTTCTTTAAATGTTGGAGAGATTCAGGCGCATTAGCAAATGCTCTTTCCAGGGTTTTTAGGCTAACTTGCTCCATTTTCAAAACATTTTGAGTCACAGAACCAGCACTTTGTTGTCTATACAAAATTTGCACATGTGGCACTACGACTAAATTATATTTAGCCAATAACCTAAGCCATAAATCCCAATCAGCCGCTGGAGCAAGTGATACTTCAAAATTTCCTACTTCATCTAATGCTTGCTTACGAATCAAGGGATTAGAACCCGAACCTACATAATCTTCCAACAAGAGTTTGGTATAAGCATCGCCATTAAAAGTAGGGTGAGGTCCTTGACGTAAAAACTGACCGGATTTATCGATGTGATCTGTCCAGCTTATTGCCACGGCAGCTTCAGGATTATTTTGCAGTGATTTCAATTGATCTTTTAATTTATCCGTTGTCCATAGATCATCTGCATCTATAAATGAAATATATTCACCCTTAGCTAGAGATAATCCTCTATTGTTACTAAAAGCTTGACCTGAATTTGCATGAGAAAATACCTGTATTCTTGAATCAGAAATGCTGTTAATGACATCTAAAGTTGCATCCTGAGATCCGTCATTAATAATAATTAGTTCCCAATCTGTAAAACTTTGATTTATGACCGATTTAATTGTTTCGGCTATGGTTTCCGATCCGTTATAAACCGACAAAATTACTGAAATTAATGGCATATATTTCCTGTTTTTTAAAAAACTAAAATTTGCTCCAGTAAAACCATTAATATTTGATCAATTATTGATCGATTTTCATTAACTCAACAAAAGGACTCATCAAACTTCCCCAAGAAAATTCCATTTCAAAGGCTGGAATTAACTGATTTTTCACGTCACTTCTATATTTTAACCGATATTCTAGTAAACGACGCAAATTACCCAGTATTGTCCTAATAAAAATTACTGGTCTTTCACCAGGTTTAGCATTAATCATCCTCAGTTGATAGGTGGCTAAACCGCAACCTCTAGCAATAGAAAGCAGATAATCTCTTTCCAATC encodes:
- a CDS encoding glycosyltransferase, which translates into the protein MPLISVILSVYNGSETIAETIKSVINQSFTDWELIIINDGSQDATLDVINSISDSRIQVFSHANSGQAFSNNRGLSLAKGEYISFIDADDLWTTDKLKDQLKSLQNNPEAAVAISWTDHIDKSGQFLRQGPHPTFNGDAYTKLLLEDYVGSGSNPLIRKQALDEVGNFEVSLAPAADWDLWLRLLAKYNLVVVPHVQILYRQQSAGSVTQNVLKMEQVSLKTLERAFANAPESLQHLKKICLANRYKYLMAKALENYPTTQEGLIAFKCFVKAILHNPSILTKSRFVSVLLIKILITIFLPKQSRILIENLKKLSA